TGAGGGGGGACATTTATTGTGTAAAATCTCCAAATTGGTGTTACCGACTTTTCAGCTTGAACATTTTCAGACCTGATTAAAACttggtttattttaatttctgtatcAAAAAAAGTTTAAGTGGTAACTAGTCTTAAAACATGTATGTGTCATATGTTTGTTCATCTAAAGCTTTTTAATCCAAATAAAAATGGAGTTTGCAAAGTGATTTGGATTAATCAGGTTTGGTTGGTCTGTTAAAGCTTATGTCAGATGTCTCAAGCAGATTTAATTCCTGTAAACTTCATTTCGTGCTGACAGAAATACAGCTGCCATCTTAAGGGAAGAAAGCTCCTCAGGTGGAGGTCAAGGTCTGCATTCAGATCCCTTGGTTTAGGGCTCAGACTGCGTTAATACAAGAGCTGAAAGTAGTCAGACCACAGCCTGAAGTACCCCACACCACACCCCTCAGGCTGGCTGTCAGGGCTTTCCTAACTTGTCCTCAACACGGGCAGAGATGTAATTGAAGTTAAAATTGAGGAGTTAAAATTAAAGAGAGACTGAGGGAGGAAGGTGAGGAAAGCAAGTCTTCTCTCATAAAGCAGTTTAACCTGTTTCAAATAGTCAACTTGTCTGGGTACAAAGACATAGTGTAGCCCAGGTCTCTTTAACATGTTTATAAGCTCTTAAATATGACCATACTTTTAATAGAAAGTGTTGATAAAATCAACCAACTGTTTCCCTCTAATATCACTTTGCAAATCCTGGTCATTCCGTTCTCCTCAGAGTTTAGGGCTGTACCATCATTGATATATAAACATTCTGGCTGAATGCAACATGGAAACAAATAATGCTAAGTATTACTGGTCCTTTTTAGTTTGGAAATATCCTAGGTCAGCAGAATGAACATCCTGAACTGACCAGCTTACTAGATTCTCTTTCCCTAGAATAGATGTATGGTATTCGTGTCTTGTGATTTGCATATAAATATAACAAGAAATTCCAAATATAATACACATTAAGCATTAGCATTGCTTTACTAGAAGAGCAATTGCTTTGGAAAACACTATGGtccaaatgtatatttttaaaagacaggtaATGTGATTAAATTATAATATCAGGGATTTATGTAACACTTCCAAATAGGACTACTAGATGAAGAAAAATAGCCcttatatttattctttactCTGTGCCAAAATTAGAGACTTCCCATTGTCAATTCAGTGACAATGATAAAGTGAAGCtccaaagcccatgttctttcccCATCATCACCATGGAGGTAGATTTCTAGCCATAAATGCTAATTAGACTTTTATCATTCTAGAGTAGTTTCTGTAGTTTTTTGAAAATGGGTtatcttttgttaattttttttgttttgcaccTAACACTAGGGGGCACTGCAATTCTGAACTCGACATTTAAGATCCCGGCTGTTCTTTTCACTTTAAGTTCCCTTAAATAGTTCTAGCATCTGATAAGTAGGGTAGAACCATATTTGTAGTTAAAATAgggttaaaaaatgttttcaggcAAAGTTAAAAGGCTTGTACCTGGGTTAACACAGATCAATACTTCCTCTATAGTATTTAAACTAATGTGGTATAGAAAAGTATCTTCAATTTAATACAATAATTACTTGCCTTGAAGTCAGACATTGCTCTGTTCCTTTCAAAAGTGTGTTGTTCTTCAGTAAATCAGCACTTTAATGGTAAATAAAATGGAGAGGGAAACCCCAGGGAAGATTAACACAAAACTTGGGCTAGTGGTTCCCTCTGAGTTGGAGACGGGGGTGGGccaagaaagaaacacacagtAATACTCTTGTTCAGAAGTCAGATGATGGTTTTGTTAGTGTTCAGTATTACTCATCATAAAAGTGTGTGTTATATTTTCTCTATGTGTATCAAATATTATGTAAACTTGCAAAACTGGTGaggaaaatatatggaataaggCCACATAAATGCTGCAtaccacaattttaattttttatgaagcATTCTAATCAACTAAATTGTCTCTAAGGTTAGGTTCACAAGAACTCTTCAGGTGACACTACTGTGCATGAGAACAGAATGAACCATATTTCTTTTCCCGGTCTTTAAATTCAAGCCCTCTCCTAATGTGATGGCTATGGGTTTGCTCTAGGTATTGATTTAATGCATTCTGAGTAGTCATCTCTTATTGATACTGAATTGGTTCTAACATGGATAAACTAActtaaactagaaaaaaaaacctagtaaaattttaaaagagatgtTTGTGGCAGAGGTCATTAATTTGAGCAGACCCTGTAGCCTTAAACATCTACATGCTTTTTTTGTCAGCAGTAGTTATAAACTTTGTCTTCTCTAATATGTAGATATTTTCTTGTTTGAAAAGATGTAGGATATGATTATGCAGGAatggaaagatacctttgctTTTTCCACTAGTTGACCCAAACTTATTCTAGGTTATATTGCAAAATCTCTCCCTATAGATTGATCCTATGATTTAGTTCAAGGGTAGGTTCACTTTAGTTGAAGTATTTTCTTTAGCAGCTGGATGCAGGAGCTGCTGCTTCATCTCAGAGGACTGTGAAGGTCTGTCAACTTCAGTCCTCATGGAGGTCCTAGTCCACTTATTTCAGTGGAGCCAGGCAAGAAAGgggattattttatttctgttcacAAGAGCACTTGGCATGAAAATGTGCAGACACTTAGAAATTCCCACCACtataacaaaatgtttaaaacttgATCATTGGCAGAAATCTGCATAATTATTTATCCTGACTTAAATGATCTTACAGTGCACAAGATTTTATGTCCACTATTGAATTTGAATTCTGCCACAAAGTAGTAAGGTTATCATTTGTTGCCTAGAAACAAAGGAGGTTACAgacaaaatgaacagaaaaatatcctaattaaattgatgcaaatgctctaagaaatgaaattgatgcaaatgttctaagaaatgatcatgatgattaatatacaactatgtgatgaaaaaaagaatgttcatattgtatgttgattggttttattaataaaaatttaaaaataaataacaaatttttaaaaatatttcatggacTAGGTTCAATTAGTGTGTATGCTTTAGGAGGAAATACTTTTCCCACAAGTGCTATCCAGCTGTGACTGAGGGAATGGTTAAGCGTTAAGTAATTAAAAGACttcaaaactataaaaaaaaactttttgtaaACTTGGTTCTTGGGATCCTGTATAGCTGGCTAAGGATTCTGTATAGTTGGCTAAGGACAAGCTATGTAAGCGCAAGAGAcctgaaaaatacattttttaaaaagctgaaaccAGTAGTTAAATTTCATATTCACTTTATTGAGTACTGAAGTTCAGTCTCTGATGAATCTTCCAGCCTTCTCTGATATTGTCTTTCTGAGGCTTTTCTACGGTAGACATCATCTGTGACAAATGAAAACTGTACTTAGAGTTTTAAGAAACCCAaggaattaaaactaaaaatactcAGATCTTAGGCGCTCAAGCAATAGTCAAGCCAAGAATAGTCAAGCCATGTTGCTTGCTTCTTAATCTCAACgtcaatgttaaaataaatttaatttaaaacaaatgagTTAAATGAAGTCTATGTTAATGGAGCTCTGGACTTAACAGGTTAAAGAAGCAGTGTTTTGAAAGATAAAATCATGTACTGGCACATTTCCTAGCAATGCTGTAAGGCCTCCCTCTCCTTGTGAATATAAATCACAATTTATATTCTGCTTTTTGAAATCCTCCTCAACTGAAACCTGCTGCACCCTCCTCACCCTGCAAAGTCACTTCTTACCTGCAGCTCTCTGCTTGGTAATACTCCCTTTCCCCACACCTAGCAACCTCAAGGTCAGGAGGTGAGGTCAGTTTCCTTGCCTTCTGCTGCTGCTTTTTCAGACTTGATTCTCTACCCTCATGTAAAAAACCCTATTCCTTTGGGGCTCATGCCATTTGACTGTCACCATCTTTTCCTCTGTACACCAGCTCTCCATTACTCCCCTTCAATCACTGAAAACTCCGGCATATAGCTCAGACTACATGACCCTGTCTGTCCCATCTTCTCAAACAGCAACACCCATGGGGATAAAGCACCAGCCTCCTTCACCTTCTGACTTCTCCAGGCAACTTCTGCTATCCACTTGCAGTGACCATATGAAGTAATGAATTCAGGCATTCTGCTCTCTGAGGACAACCCCTTCAGCCACCCTTCTAGCCCTCTGTCTTGGATTTCACCAACTATTCCTCAGGCCCTTGGCCCTGCTCTCCCTCTCAGTCCCATCTTGTTCTCTCTTCCTGCCCAAACAAGCTGaaatttcttcattctctttgtCTGAATCTTAACTTTTTAACATGCTCAAAACCCTAATTACAAATGAAGCCAACTTCctcccttctctgtgcctcagcctGTTGGGCACTGCAGAGCCCATTGACACATCTAACTGGGTCCACTGTGATGCCTGAAGTGTTTCCTCAGCCACAACTTGACCTTTCTTCACCCACCCAAATGGCCATAAAATCTTAACTTCATAGAGAAAAGTCAAATTATCAGTGAACTCTTCCAGGTAACTTCCCAGGGCTACTCTTACCATCCTATTCTGATCCCATCCTCTCCCACCTTCTCAAGGACCAAGGTTTCTCCAGCTTCTCTTAAGTCTCCTCCTTACCAGGTGCTACCACCAGAATATCTCCCTTTCACAGAGTCAAATTTCTTGCACCTCCTGTCCAGTGTGATACCAAACCCTCGTGGTTTTCCTCCTTGCCCCCACTATCTGTGTTCAAATGTTGAGACTTGACTCTTAGCTTTTGTCACAACCTGTTTGTGACTGGCCCACAAATCCAGATCTCTGGCCCAGATCTGCCTCCTGGGCTTCAGATTTGTAATTTCAGCACCCCAAAATGGAACCAGAGATCACTGCTGCCTCGAAGAAAGGTACCAGCCAGCTCCAACTGTCCCACCAGAAAACTCGACTCCAACATCTCCTGAGTCCACTCAAACACTAAGCGCTGTCAGGTCTACCTCCACGTATGTTTCCATTCCACCCACTTCTTGGCATCCCTTCTATCACCACCCTAGACCAAGCCAACATCTCAAACCTGGACAGCCAACCACACAGCCTGTGTGTTCCTGCCAATCTCTCCACAGGGAACCATTCTCCACACGTTAGTTCACTGCTCAAAACCCTTCAAGTCTTTAGGATGCATTGTTAGTTGTCCAGTCAGTTTTTGGTCTTCTCCAGGCACCTTTCTAACCACTTCATCCCTCACTTTGCTGACCTGCTTTTGTCCCtcaaacaaaaacacagcataCTCTCACTCTTAAGATGGTATGAGCAAGTCTGTTCTTGGAACCCAAACAGCGTCACCAGCAGGGCAGGAAGAGAGGAGGGCGGTCTGAAGGTATGTGCCCTCCCCCTCAAAGTGCAGGGAAGATCCCAAGAATGGGCGCCATTGTGCCTTTGTCGCCCCAATCACAACAGAGTCCAGGCGGGTCAAGACCGCCAAAGTAACCGAACCGCACTTGTTCTTCCAACAAGGTTGAAAGCAGCTCGGCTCAGGGGCGCTCTGAGTGGAATGAGCTGTGTGCAgctaagaataacccccagggaAACAGCTCCTCTGCCGCTTCAGGGCTTCTTGAAATGAAACGGAAGCTGCTGCACCTCGACTTACAGAAAGTCTCCTGGCCCACGCGAACTTTGATCATGATCCACTCCATCGTTCCTCCCAGGACAAAAAAGAAGGGCAGGAACCTGTAGATACCGAATCGCTGCTTCCCGGGCACCCGCTGCAGAACCCGCCTCACCTGGGCCCTGGAGAACATGTTTGAGATTATCGGAAGGGGTACGGCGGAACTAGGCCCGATTTGAACCTGCTCTTAACACCTGGCTGAAGCGCCGGAGGGTGGCGAGGCCGCCCTCCCTGCGGTCGCTGCCCTCAGCCTGAGGACGGCCGAACCCCCACCCTTCGTCACCACTTGTCGGGCGCAGGACTCTCAGGGGCGGCTTCACCAATCAGAGTGCGGCGGGACGCGCAGCTCCACCAATCAGAATACGGTGTGCCGCACATGCTCTGTGAGGCCGAACCGGCCTGAGATAGCCCGCGCAAGCGCCTCGACTCTGGAGGAGGGGAGGCCCGAGGGGGACGGATCGGCTCTACTGGCGTTCACCCGGCCCGCCCCCGGTCTCCCAGTACAGGTCCGCTCTCGAAGTTGGCCACTGCCCCCCCCGCTATTCTGCCACCGCCATCTTTTCCCCAAAACCCTGATGTAAGTGATGATCCTGTGACGGACTAAACGTGTTCTACACCTTACTTTAAAATGCAATTACACGATGCATTGCGTTTGACTCGGAGACGTGACTGGTGAATAGCCTTctaaaaataacagaatttgATCTGCATTGTTGAAGTCTAAAAAGTATGTTTCCAACAGACAATTCTTAAGTTAATGAAAGCTGCCCTGCATCGGGAATTTACGGGTTGTGCTGGCACTTGTAGGTGCTTTTTGTGCATTATCTCCTCATTCACAATAATCACAGTAAAGCATGGTATTTAAAGAGCATGGATGGATTCTGCTATCAGACCATGTCCTAGCTCTTCTGTGCCTCAGGCCCTAACCTGTACAATGAGACTTATAGAAAGTAACTTTCTCTGAGGCTGTGAGGATTTAGTGAGatacatgtaaagcacttggCACAATGCCTGGCGCATGGTAACGGCTCATTTAGCATTagctataatataatataatcatGACTGATTGAGCCCTACCTCTTTACAAGTATTTCACACATACACCCTGGCTACTTTTATCTTGCCCGTTTTATGGAGAGGTTAAGACGCTAAACCGGGTAAACCCAGAGCTCTGGTTCCAGAGCCTTCACTGTTCACCGCATTTTGTTTGCTGAAGATATCTGCAAGACATGGCATCCCTCATCCCTTTACCCAtggcttacattttaaaaaaatggatgagTAGCTCTGAGAAGGAAGACAAACTATTAGACTAATCTAAGAAAAATCTGatggaaagaaaatcaataaaagattTTGGTGatgtgaaaacaaaatatacaaaaactgGCTAGAGCAGAGAAGACAGCAAGGAAATCCTCTCAAAAGGGTCATGTATGGTTAAAACAATGTTTATGTTATTATATTTTACCACGttacaagtaaataaaatattttaaagtgggGGGGCATCATGGGGTTGGTAACTGGGCAGCTTGAGCTGCCGCCCGCATAACCGGCCCTGGAGATGCTGCCCAGAAGCCTCCCTCTCTTGGACCGACTCCACCCAATTGCACCCTCACCTGCAT
This portion of the Tamandua tetradactyla isolate mTamTet1 chromosome 15, mTamTet1.pri, whole genome shotgun sequence genome encodes:
- the UQCC5 gene encoding ubiquinol-cytochrome c reductase complex assembly factor 5 translates to MFSRAQVRRVLQRVPGKQRFGIYRFLPFFFVLGGTMEWIMIKVRVGQETFYDVYRRKASERQYQRRLEDSSETELQYSIK